The Arachis hypogaea cultivar Tifrunner chromosome 14, arahy.Tifrunner.gnm2.J5K5, whole genome shotgun sequence genome has a segment encoding these proteins:
- the LOC112741358 gene encoding phosphoglycolate phosphatase 2 yields the protein MNRCQVLSRENLTHLLDSVDTFLFDCDGVIWKGDNLIDGVSETLDFLRSKGKKLVFVTNNSLKSRAQYALKFHFLGISVSPDEIFSSSYAAAMYLKLYNFPPQNKVYVIGGDGILEELRLAGFNAFGGPADANKTVDLKQNIFFEHDKSVGAVVVGIDPNINYYKLQYGTLCIRENPGCLFIATNRDAVGHMTAWQEWPGAGCMVAAMCGSTQKEPIVVGKPSTFLMEFLLQKFNVSCSKMCMVGDRLDTDILFGQNAGCKTLLVLSGCTTQSALQDPSNNIHPDFYTSKISDMLDLLEA from the exons atgaACCGTTGCCAGGTTCTATCACGTGAGAATCTGACTCACCTGCTGGATTCCGTGGACACCTTCCTCTTCGACTGCGATGGCGTCATTTGGAAGGGAGATAACCTCATCGACGGCGTTTCTGAAACCCTCGACTTTCTTCGTTCCAAGGGCAAGAAGCTCGTCTTCGTCACCAACAACTCCCTCAAGTCACGTGCTCAGTACGCCCTAAAGTTTCACTTTTTAGGGATTTCTGTTTCCCCG GATGAGATTTTCTCCTCCTCTTATGCAGCTGCCATGTACTTGAAGCTCTACAATTTCCCTCCTCAAAACAAG gtTTATGTAATTGGTGGGGATGGTATACTGGAGGAGTTGCGCCTTGCTGGCTTCAATGCTTTCGGTGGTCCG GCAGATGCCAATAAAACAGTGGACCTGAAGCAGAACATCTTTTTTGAACACGATAAGAGT GTTGGGGCTGTAGTGGTTGGCATTGATCCTAACATTAACTATTACAAGCTTCA GTATGGAACCCTTTGCATACGTGAGAATCCGGGATGCCTTTTCATTGCTACCAACCGTGATGCAGTTGGACATATGACTGCTTGGCAAGAATGGCCTG GTGCTGGGTGTATGGTTGCTGCTATGTGTGGATCAACCCAGAAGGAGCCTATAGTAGTTGGAAAACCATCAACCTTTCTGATGGAGTTTTTACTCCAGAA ATTCAACGTAAGTTGCTCCAAGATGTGCATGGTGGGCGATAGACTAGATACCGATATATTGTTTGGACAGAATGCTGGTTGCAAAACTCTTCTTGTTCTATCTG GTTGCACAACTCAATCAGCTCTGCAAGACCCTTCAAATAATATTCACCCTGATTTTTACACAAGCAAGATTTCTGATATGCTCGACTTATTGGAAGCATAA
- the LOC114925178 gene encoding uncharacterized protein: MTTNLVECINSVLKGARNLPITALVKATFYKLNELFTRKRAEAEARINAGHVFSEVVTSKLHANQLASGNIQVSCFDQQNEVFEVREMPSGLEFAVDLRGLRCDCGEFQVDRIPCRHVFACCANQRLDWKLYVHDVYKMDQVRRVYQARFRPLGNPTTWPAYNGPRYVPNPYLRRVSKGRPRMTRFLNEMDTRMLRRPRRCTLCGAKGHSRSRCRRSAGTNADGDAQ, translated from the coding sequence ATGACAACGAATCTAGTGGAATGCATCAATTCAGTGttgaagggtgcacgcaatctTCCCATTACTGCTCTTGTCAAGGCAACATTCTACAAGCTGAACGAGCTTTTCACCAGAAAAAGAGCGGAGGCAGAAGCGCGGATTAATGCTGGCCATGTGTTCTCCGAAGTCGTGACCTCGAAGTTGCATGCAAACCAACTTGCATCAGGAAACATTCAGGTCAGTTGCTTTGACCAGCAGAATGAGGTCTTTGAGGTGCGTGAGATGCCAAGCGGACTGGAGTTTGCAGTTGATCTACGTGGCCTTCGATGTGACTGTGGAGAGTTCCAGGTGGACCGGATCCCCTGCAGACATGTGTTCGCATGTTGCGCCAACCAGCGACTGGATTGGAAACTGTATGTGCATGATGTGTATAAGATGGACCAAGTTCGGCGGGTGTACCAAGCAAGATTTAGGCCACTAGGTAACCCGACGACATGGCCTGCATACAACGGTCCTCGCTACGTACCGAATCCTTATCTGAGACGTGTCTCGAAAGGGCGCCCGAGGATGACGcgcttcttgaatgagatggacacgcGAATGTTACGTCGTCCTAGGCGATGTACGCTATGTGGAGCCAAGGGACACAGTCGTAGTAGATGCCGTCGGTCAGCTGGTACAAATGCCGACGGAGATGCTCAGTAG
- the LOC112741359 gene encoding serine/threonine-protein kinase D6PKL2, with amino-acid sequence MDSKTSARALPKHHHNTTKTGKLEPTASEGSLKSTQNTTKKDTGEIPGSKNLGASVQKVSADSLSHKLAAATIGTSSTVLAKASREADHGINESLGSLENSADQEKKISEYGSVKSSSVSAKVSDGASSLAKTSGSAKISDRVDFVESGKSSICRGSTSSDVSDESTCSSFSSTVNKPHKANDLRWEAIQAVRSRDGALGLGHFRLLKRLGCGDIGSVYLSELSGTKCYFAMKVMDKGSLASRKKLLRAQTEREILQSLDHPFLPTLYTHFETEKFSCLVMEFCPGGDLHTLRQKQPGKHFPEQAVKFYVAEVLLALEYLHMLGIVYRDLKPENVLVRDDGHIMLSDFDLSLRCAVSPTLVKSASMDAEPLRKNPVYCVQPACIEPTSCIQPSCVAPTTCFSPRLFSSKSKKDRKPKNEIGNQVSPLPELIAEPTDARSMSFVGTHEYLAPEIIKGEGHGSAVDWWTFGIFLYELLFGKTPFKGSGNRATLFNVVGQPLRFPEAPVVSFAARDLIRGLLVKEPQHRLAYKRGATEIKQHPFFEGVNWALIRCATPPEIPKPVEFEKIPSPASSAGEKAVNHMSIANQKGSDNYLEFDFF; translated from the exons ATGGACTCGAAAACTAGTGCTAGAGCTCTCCCAAAACATCATCACAACACAACGAAGACGGGCAAACTGGAGCCGACTGCTTCCGAAGGTTCTTTGAAGTCTACACAGAACACAACGAAGAAGGATACCGGGGAGATTCCGGGAAGCAAGAACTTGGGAGCTTCGGTCCAGAAGGTGTCTGCTGATTCCTTGAGTCATAAACTTGCTGCTGCCACTATTGGTACTTCCTCAACTGTTCTTGCCAAAGCATCTAGAGAAGCAGATCACGGCATTAATGAGAGCTTAGGCTCACTGGAGAACTCTGCTGATCAAGAGAAAAAGATATCAGAATATGGAAGTGTGAAGAGCAGTTCTGTATCTGCGAAAGTTAGTGATGGGGCTAGCAGTCTCGCAAAGACAAGTGGGAGTGCTAAGATCAGTGATCGAGTCGACTTTGTTGAGAGCGGTAAGAGCAGTATCTGCAGAGGAAGTACAAGCAGTGATGTGAGTGATGAGAGTACTTGTAGTAGCTTTAGCAGCACCGTAAACAAGCCCCATAAGGCCAATGACTTGAGATGGGAAGCTATCCAAGCTGTTCGATCTAGAGATGGGGCGTTGGGTTTAGGTCACTTTAGACTGCTGAAGAGGTTGGGTTGTGGGGATATTGGGAGTGTATATCTCTCTGAGTTGAGTGGAACTAAATGTTATTTTGCAATGAAGGTAATGGACAAAGGGTCCCTAGCGAGTCGGAAAAAACTACTTCGTGCTCAGACAGAACGAGAAATCCTGCAATCGCTGGACCATCCCTTTCTTCCAACTTTGTATACCCATTTTGAGACGGAGAAGTTCTCATGCTTGGTAATGGAATTCTGCCCCGGCGGAGACCTCCATACACTGAGGCAGAAGCAACCAGGGAAGCATTTTCCTGAGCAGGCAGTAAA GTTTTATGTGGCGGAGGTCCTACTGGCTTTGGAGTACCTTCACATGCTTGGGATCGTCTACCGTGACCTTAAACCGGAAAACGTCTTGGTTAGGGATGATGGTCATATTATGCTCTCTGACTTCGACCTTTCACTCCGCTGTGCTGTTAGCCCAACTCTTGTTAAAAGTGCGTCCATGGATGCCGAGCCTCTAAGAAAGAATCCTGTTTATTGTGTCCAGCCAGCATGTATTGAGCCGACTTCCTGTATCCAGCCATCCTGTGTTGCTCCTACTACATGCTTTTCACCTCGGCTcttttctagtaaatcaaagaagGACCGGAAACCCAAAAATGAAATTGGCAACCAAGTGAGTCCCTTGCCGGAGCTCATTGCAGAGCCTACTGATGCTCGCTCTATGTCATTTGTCGGAACCCATGAATACTTGGCACCTGAGATCATTAAAGGCGAAGGTCACGGAAGTGCAGTTGATTGGTGGACTTTTGGAATCTTTCTATATGAGCTCTTGTTTGGTAAAACTCCTTTTAAGGGATCCGGGAACCGAGCTACATTGTTTAATGTTGTAGGTCAGCCTCTGCGGTTTCCTGAAGCACCTGTTGTCAGTTTCGCGGCGAGGGATCTCATAAGAGGGTTGCTCGTAAAAGAACCTCAGCACAGATTGGCATATAAACGAGGTGCTACCGAGATCAAGCAGCATCCCTTTTTCGAAGGTGTGAACTGGGCATTGATCCGCTGTGCTACCCCACCCGAGATCCCCAAGCCTGTAGAGTTCGAGAAGATACCTTCCCCAGCCTCGTCTGCCGGCGAAAAGGCCGTCAATCACATGTCAATAGCGAATCAGAAGGGTTCGGATAATTATCTGGAGTTTGATTTCTTCTAG